The nucleotide sequence TCTCTCCCTGATTGCCCCACAATCCCACCGACAGGAAATTGAGCGTGGGGCTGCCTGGTTAGTTAGTTGTCAGAATGCAGATGGAGGCTGGGGCGAAACCTGCTTCAGTTATAACGATCCCACCCTCAAGGGGAAAGGAGACAGTACGGCGTCTCAAACAGCCTGGGCGTTAATTGGTTTGCTGGCAGCAGGAGATGCAACGGGACAGTATGCGATGGAAACCATTGAGCGGGGTGTCCGTTATTTGATTGAAACGCAACGTGCGGATGGCACCTGGAATGAAGATTACTTTACCGGCACAGGGTTTCCCTGTCATTTTTACCTGCGCTATCACCTGTACTATCAACACTTCCCACTGACGGCTCTGGGGCGTTACCGGGCACTGAATCGGCAGAAGTGAACCTGGTTGGCCGCAGCACCTTTTCACCTAGGATTGGGGGTTTAACACTCTGTAGAAGGAACCACGAAGGTACAAAGGACACAAAGCAAGTTCTCAAGCAAGTTCTCAAGCAAGTTCCTGGTGTTCTTTGTGGTTCCGTTGAGGAGCAGAGTTGCGAAGTTAGAGCTTTGCAATCAACGAAGTACCGCTTTTTTACAAGCCCTTAATCCAGAGCTTTTTTCAGTCAAGTCTCAGGCAGGGTTCAGTTGGGCTGGATAGCATTATGCCAGTATCCTGCCATTGGAGGTGGTGCTGAATAACTCTATGAACTGAATGCCTTCAATTCATGCAGCGCTCAGTTTATATCCAACATCAGCGATACCCTGGAGGTGCGTTCCTGTTGAGAGGTCTACTCTGGCACACCTGTCCAATGGTCTATGATTAAGAAAGATGAAGTTTCCTGATAAGGATTTTTATAGAGGCAGACCTATGGTGTTATTCGGATTTGGTAAAAAGCTCACTTTGCCTGCGCCTGAGGAGGCACTTCCCGGTCGAGCAGAGCCGCTGCCTGTGCCTGATCGCCACTTTGTCAATGGCAACCCCCTCACCCCCCCCTTTCCAGACGGCATGGAAAAAGCACTTTTTGGTCTGGGGTGCTTCTGGGGTGCCGAACGTAAGTTTTGGCAGCAGGACGGGGTATTTACAACTGCCGTTGGTTACGCGGCTGGAATAACTCCTAACCCCACCTATCAGGAAGTTTGCACTGGCATGACAGGTCACAACGAAGTCGTCCTTGTGGTCTATGATTCACAGGTCATCAGCTATGAAGCTCTGCTAAAAGTCTTTTGGGAGAGTCATAACCCTACTCAGGGAATGCGCCAGGGGAATGACGTGGGTACTCAATACCGTTCTGGAATTTACGTCTACTCTGATAGGCAACGAATGCTGGCAGAAGCCTCCCGGAACGCCTACCAGGAAGCGCTTACAAAGGCAGGCTATGGCAAGATTACAACTGAAATTCTGGATGCCCCTGAATTTTACTACGCTGAGGCTTATCACCAGCAATACCTGGCTAAGAACCCGAATGGTTACTGCGGGTTGGGTGGAACTAATGTCTCCTGCCCGGTAGGGGTTGCAGGAGCGTAGACACCTGGTTGCCAGACTTTTCAGTTGCCTGTTGTCGTATCCATCGAAAGGGCGTTGCTGATTTCAGGTATGCATTGAGCGTTGTATGAATTGAAACTTCGTTCCAATCCATACGGCTATTCAGCACCACCATCGAAAGTCCACGCTCCAGATTAGCGGTCTCTCCTTTCCCCCCTTACGCCATGGGCAACCTGGAAACCAGCATCCCCGGTGTCTCGTGGGCTTCAATCCAATAGACTGGCTAACCTCCCCAGATACCGGAGATCTGAAGGTTGTCCCACTTCGCGTCATATCAGAACCCTATAGAAAACTTAAGATTAGCCTATCCCTCCGCTGGATATGGCTAGAATTGAAACGGTTAAATGCCTGAAGGCAAAGTAATCCAGGCTACACCCTGACTTCGTATAGGACTGGTGATTAACGAGTGTGAAATTGGGAGGAAACAACCGTGTCAGACTTGAATCGGGGAATCATGAAATTTGATGGGGCAGATAGCCCCAAGGCGATCGCAGTTTCCGCTATTTTGATTCTGGGCAGTATTGCCATCCTGATTCTGTGGGCGCTTACTTCTGCCTATGCGATCGGTTAATTTCGGGAGAATTGGGTGACACAGCGCTGGCGTTTGTCATCCCAAAAAGCGAGACCCCGGAGGTTTCCAAAAACCTCCGGGGTCTGAAGTTTATCCTGGCACCCCGTGAATTGAAGCTCGAATGGGAATCTTAAGGGAGTTGTCGCAGATCAACCCTCTCGATGCCACGTCAGGACCTCACGTTCCAGCCGGAGCATTTCTACCATCTCTACAATCGAAGTAATGACCGCAACAGGGTTTTCTTTGGGCGAGAAAATTACCTGCGCTTTCTGCACCTGATACGACGATATTTAATTGAACAGGCCCTTGATGTGCTGGCCTATTGCCTAATGCCGAGTCATTACCATCTGTTAGTGCGTTGCAAAACAGATGCCATATCTGAGGCGATACAGCGGTTATCAATGGCTTATACGAAAGCAATGAATCGCCGCTACAACCGGGTGGGATCTTTATTTCAGGGGCAGTTTCGGGCGATCGAGGTGGATGGAGACGAGTATCTGTACCATCTGGCAAGGTATATTCACCTCAACCCGGTGAAAGCTGGTATGGTAGCTCATCCGAAAGAATGGGAGTTTTCCAGTTATAGCACTACGCATTTGGGTTAGGACGTTATTATAGAGCCATCAGGAGAGTTTAGGAACACCTATGCCCGCCCCCTACAGCTACGACTTGCGTTGCAAAGCGATTGAAGCCGTGAAACAAGGCCACCGCAAAGTTGATGTCTGTCGAATGTTCAACATCAGTCGCCATACCTTAGACCTGTGGTTGAAACGGGAAGCAGAAACGGGAGATTGCCGAGCGATGACTGGGTTTCAGCGCGGAAATCGGCATAAGATTACCGACTGGTCGCGCTTTCGTGAGTTTGTCAAGCAGCATGGGGATCAGACCCAAGCGAGACTGGCAACCCTGTGGGGGGATAATGTGACACAGCAGGACATCAGTCGAGCCTTGCGAAAGATTGGGTTTAGTCGAAAAAAAAGACCTATGGCTATCGGGAACGAGACGACCTGAAGCGACAGGAGTTTCAAGAGCGCTTGAGGAGTAAGCTGCCGCATCAGGTTGTCTATGTCGATGAAGCAGGCATTGATAATCGAGACGTGTATCCCTACGGCTACTGCGAGGTTGGAGAACGCTTCTATGGGCTTAAATCAGGAAAACGCACCGAACGAGTCAGTTGGATTGCTGCCTTACGAGAGAACAACCTCTTTGCGCCAATGACCTTTGCTGGCTCGTGCAACCGGGATTTAGTGGAGATGTGGTTGGAGGAGTGCTTAGTCCCCCAACTGCGACCGGGAGATGTGATTGTGATTGACAATGCCAGTTTCCATCATTCTCAAACCATTGAAGAGATCGGGGCTCAAGCAGGGTGTGAGATTTGGTATTTACCCCCTTATTCCCCAGACTTGAATCCGATTGAGCATTGGTGGTTTGTGCTCAAAAATTGGATGCGGCAACGCTGGGATGAGTTTGATAACTTGCGCGATTGTGTTGATGCTGCTTTTAGAGAATGCCCTAACGTGACTGCGTAGGGCTATATCTGGAATACGCTGGATTGCGATCGGGCACTTTGCCCAAACTGGATATTTTACAAGGGCAATTTGGGTCGGAAGCCAGGTATCAGGCGTTTCTAAATCGAGATTGGGATCTGGCTCCAACAACCAGGGATTTTGCCACGACCTTGAAAGCTCTCATGCTGGATGAATAGCCGCTAAAGTGCCATGTTCAGGATTTAGACCTCCGAGGTTTTGGAAACCTCGGAGGTCTGGGCGCGCGGTGCCAGGTAACAGATCGCCAGGATGCCGATTCTACGTAAGAGGGAAGTGCTGTAGCAAACGTTTACAAACGGCTGAAACTATTCAATGCTACACTTTACAAGTCTTGATGCGAGAGAAGAGACCAACCCCCCACCAAACCGCCCACAAAAAACCGGCCACCCACAACCCCACCAAACCCCCCAACCGCAACCCCAACAAAACGTGGTAATTCACCCTTGGGAGATTTATTGAGGTCAAATTTAAAGTCTGAATAAGGCACGTAGGCGCTTGCGTCTTTGTTTTGCCAACCTACTCTAACGCAAAAGCGATCCCAATCTTTACCAGTCGATTGAGGACTTCCACACTCCTGCCAGATTTTCTTTTGCACACTAAACCCAAAGTGCCCGTTGCTGTACCTGACCCAGAGTCTGTCGATCGTCTTTAGATCCGCACAGGGAAAATTCTTCAACTCCTCCGCTCGAATCCAGTCACCTTCCTTTCTGCCAATCGCTTCCAGCATCCGCAGGTAGGTTTCATAGTCTGCCCCTTTCCAGTCCTGTGCCTTCAGCAGGTCGCGCAGGCGGGTATAGTCAATTCCCTTTTCGGATTTGAGGTCGTCCTGGGTGGGGGGAGGGGAGACACTGGGAGGGGGAGCAGGGGCGAGAATCACAGCATTAGGTTCAGACGGTTTCTTCTCTCTGGATTGGGTAGGAGGTGTCAGATTCACCTGGCAGGTTGCCAGAACAGAGGCGACATCCTCATCTCGCAGTTTCAAGACCCGCTGCAAATACTGCAAATCGTCCCGACTGGTCGTACTGAACTGGGGATCATACTCCAGGGTTTCCCTGACGGCCTGTTCAAACTCATCCAACT is from Leptothermofonsia sichuanensis E412 and encodes:
- the msrA gene encoding peptide-methionine (S)-S-oxide reductase MsrA, whose translation is MVLFGFGKKLTLPAPEEALPGRAEPLPVPDRHFVNGNPLTPPFPDGMEKALFGLGCFWGAERKFWQQDGVFTTAVGYAAGITPNPTYQEVCTGMTGHNEVVLVVYDSQVISYEALLKVFWESHNPTQGMRQGNDVGTQYRSGIYVYSDRQRMLAEASRNAYQEALTKAGYGKITTEILDAPEFYYAEAYHQQYLAKNPNGYCGLGGTNVSCPVGVAGA
- a CDS encoding transposase, translated to MPRQDLTFQPEHFYHLYNRSNDRNRVFFGRENYLRFLHLIRRYLIEQALDVLAYCLMPSHYHLLVRCKTDAISEAIQRLSMAYTKAMNRRYNRVGSLFQGQFRAIEVDGDEYLYHLARYIHLNPVKAGMVAHPKEWEFSSYSTTHLG
- a CDS encoding IS630 family transposase (programmed frameshift) gives rise to the protein MPAPYSYDLRCKAIEAVKQGHRKVDVCRMFNISRHTLDLWLKREAETGDCRAMTGFQRGNRHKITDWSRFREFVKQHGDQTQARLATLWGDNVTQQDISRALRKIGFSRKKTYGYRERDDLKRQEFQERLRSKLPHQVVYVDEAGIDNRDVYPYGYCEVGERFYGLKSGKRTERVSWIAALRENNLFAPMTFAGSCNRDLVEMWLEECLVPQLRPGDVIVIDNASFHHSQTIEEIGAQAGCEIWYLPPYSPDLNPIEHWWFVLKNWMRQRWDEFDNLRDCVDAAFRECPNVTA
- a CDS encoding GUN4 domain-containing protein, translated to MLYFSGHGVRDDNGTLYFATRITEKNPQGHIRTSTAVPATALQQYMSRSRSRRQVLILDCCFSGAFANDMKAKAADEAVDVKNQLGGEGRAVLTSSTATQVSYEKEGSSLYTRYLVKGLETGAADRNNDGQITVDELHEYAREKVQEAAPTMQPEIYAVKEGYKILIARAPQDDPKLVYRKELDERARQKRGKLSPVERRALKFRWQELGLSPQVAETIESEVLQPYQVFWDKLDEFEQAVRETLEYDPQFSTTSRDDLQYLQRVLKLRDEDVASVLATCQVNLTPPTQSREKKPSEPNAVILAPAPPPSVSPPPTQDDLKSEKGIDYTRLRDLLKAQDWKGADYETYLRMLEAIGRKEGDWIRAEELKNFPCADLKTIDRLWVRYSNGHFGFSVQKKIWQECGSPQSTGKDWDRFCVRVGWQNKDASAYVPYSDFKFDLNKSPKGELPRFVGVAVGGFGGVVGGRFFVGGLVGGWSLLSHQDL